The following coding sequences lie in one Alloacidobacterium dinghuense genomic window:
- a CDS encoding HTTM domain-containing protein, translating into MILEKIARWWDCFFFKPESPICIAAFRILYGICVAATIILLHSDWLEWFGTHAWVSESTMHKVEPGIRLNLFGLLPQSDRWISYFFWLALLFSVLLTIGLWTRVSSVAVFLCVNSLQQRALFMTHGGDKFLRVAGFFLMFAPAGAVLSVDHWIRFRNRKTEERQLRAPWAQRMIQFELALLYFTSFLWKLKGAAWLDGTALYYVFHLRDIQRFPLPGWVTSIAVLKIGSRLTLALEFSLGTLIWLRRFRYPVLLLGLCFHLFLEYAFNLPMFEWDVLSAYVLFIDPDDLNRVVRWVSGRSNT; encoded by the coding sequence ATGATTCTCGAAAAGATAGCCAGATGGTGGGATTGCTTCTTCTTTAAGCCGGAATCTCCGATTTGCATTGCCGCGTTTCGCATTCTGTATGGCATTTGCGTTGCGGCGACGATCATCCTGTTGCATTCGGATTGGCTGGAGTGGTTTGGCACACATGCCTGGGTTTCCGAGTCAACGATGCATAAGGTGGAACCAGGCATACGGCTGAATCTGTTTGGGCTCTTGCCGCAAAGCGATCGCTGGATCTCTTACTTTTTCTGGCTCGCGCTGCTGTTTTCAGTACTGCTGACGATTGGGTTGTGGACTCGGGTGAGCAGCGTGGCTGTATTTCTTTGCGTCAATTCACTTCAGCAGAGAGCGCTTTTCATGACTCACGGCGGTGATAAGTTTCTGCGTGTTGCCGGGTTCTTTCTTATGTTTGCGCCGGCTGGGGCAGTGCTTTCCGTGGATCATTGGATCCGTTTCCGCAACAGAAAGACCGAGGAAAGGCAGTTGCGGGCGCCCTGGGCGCAACGCATGATCCAATTTGAGCTGGCGTTGCTTTACTTCACTTCGTTCTTGTGGAAGCTGAAGGGAGCGGCGTGGCTCGATGGAACTGCACTCTATTATGTCTTCCACCTCCGCGACATTCAGCGGTTCCCACTGCCCGGCTGGGTTACGAGTATCGCCGTACTGAAAATCGGGAGCAGGCTGACCCTCGCTCTCGAATTTTCACTCGGCACTTTGATCTGGCTCAGGCGCTTTCGATACCCGGTGCTGTTATTGGGATTGTGCTTTCACCTGTTTCTGGAATACGCATTCAACTTACCAATGTTTGAGTGGGATGTGTTGTCAGCCTATGTTCTGTTCATCGATCCCGATGATTTGAACCGGGTTGTGCGTTGGGTGTCAGGGCGGTCAAATACGTGA
- a CDS encoding DUF3313 domain-containing protein, translating into MAALCLVFVGSTLLAQDSNQQASKESATAQNSRPVSGFLGDYSNLSPDPNNADLLLYEKSKDALKDYSKFLIDPVTLYLLPEASQRGLDPDDLERLAQRFHDIIVDELTKAGYQVVSSPGPGVLDIRLAITNVEPSGAKKNAAVKAGATAASVAVAPGAGLALPRFSVGKASIEGEMLDSVSGERLGAFVTNKSGRRWFAGLQGYKTWGDVEAAFRTWAKNFAKRVDQAHRA; encoded by the coding sequence ATGGCAGCACTTTGCTTGGTCTTTGTTGGTTCCACACTGCTGGCGCAGGATTCTAATCAGCAGGCGTCGAAGGAATCGGCAACGGCGCAGAACTCCAGGCCGGTGTCAGGTTTCTTAGGCGACTATTCCAATCTATCTCCAGACCCTAACAACGCCGATTTGCTCCTGTACGAGAAAAGCAAAGATGCCCTAAAGGATTACTCCAAGTTCCTGATCGACCCAGTGACGCTCTACTTACTTCCTGAGGCTTCGCAGCGTGGACTTGATCCCGATGATCTGGAGCGCTTGGCTCAGAGGTTTCATGACATCATTGTTGACGAACTCACGAAAGCCGGTTACCAAGTAGTTTCATCTCCTGGACCGGGTGTTTTAGACATACGCCTGGCCATCACAAATGTGGAGCCCAGCGGTGCCAAGAAAAATGCAGCTGTAAAGGCAGGGGCGACGGCGGCTTCTGTCGCCGTCGCGCCCGGCGCCGGTTTGGCACTTCCCAGGTTTAGTGTCGGCAAGGCTTCTATTGAAGGAGAAATGCTCGACTCGGTTTCTGGCGAGCGTCTGGGAGCGTTCGTAACCAACAAGAGTGGCCGAAGGTGGTTCGCCGGCCTCCAGGGCTACAAGACATGGGGAGACGTTGAGGCCGCATTTCGCACTTGGGCAAAGAACTTTGCTAAGCGTGTAGATCAAGCGCATCGAGCATAG
- a CDS encoding alkaline phosphatase family protein gives MKIQRREFLRSALGATAATFLSSCSSLRAPLAADLPLPEDSGIEHVVVVMMENRSFDHFLGWLPNADGKQAGLSYVDQAGVVHHTYHLAGDFTGCGHIQPDHSYQGGRIQYDAGKMDGFLRSASDTFSIGYYQEEDLTFLGAMARQYTTLDRYFCSFLGPTTPNRIFLHAAQTDRISDTPDLCQLETIWTRLSGAGVSGFCYSQFLELIWGRKYVDVSRSYEDYLHDAAAGQLPAVSFVDAPYSPTIGFMDDHPFDDIRNGDAFLSQMYHALVNSPCWPNSVLIVTFDEWGGFFDHVPPPRVVAPNTTDTDLIDGRALLGFRVPTVVVSPFSVGSSLSPQINSTVFDHTSALKLIEWRWNLQPLTARDASTDIGNLASVLDFANPRIKVPALPVTQPVAKSPCDDSSGD, from the coding sequence TTGAAGATTCAACGAAGGGAATTCCTTCGCTCCGCTCTTGGCGCCACCGCCGCCACCTTTCTTTCCTCCTGCAGTTCCCTCCGGGCGCCGTTGGCCGCAGATCTGCCGTTACCGGAAGACTCCGGGATCGAGCATGTCGTGGTCGTCATGATGGAAAACCGCAGCTTCGATCACTTTCTGGGTTGGCTGCCAAACGCGGACGGGAAACAAGCCGGGCTGAGCTACGTGGACCAAGCTGGGGTCGTCCACCATACATATCACCTGGCAGGCGACTTCACCGGTTGCGGGCACATTCAGCCCGATCATTCCTATCAGGGTGGAAGGATCCAATACGACGCGGGAAAGATGGATGGTTTTCTGCGTTCCGCTAGTGACACGTTTTCGATCGGCTATTACCAGGAAGAGGATTTGACCTTCCTCGGCGCGATGGCGCGTCAATATACGACGCTGGACCGATACTTCTGTTCATTCCTGGGCCCTACAACTCCGAATCGTATCTTTCTGCACGCAGCGCAGACAGATCGGATCAGTGACACTCCAGACTTATGTCAGCTGGAGACCATTTGGACCAGGCTCTCAGGGGCTGGGGTCAGCGGTTTCTGCTACTCGCAGTTCTTAGAGTTGATCTGGGGGCGGAAATACGTGGACGTATCTCGTAGCTACGAGGATTATCTGCATGACGCTGCTGCGGGTCAGTTGCCTGCGGTGTCATTTGTCGATGCACCCTACTCTCCGACGATCGGATTCATGGATGATCATCCATTCGATGATATTCGAAACGGGGATGCGTTCCTGTCTCAGATGTATCACGCGTTGGTGAATAGCCCCTGCTGGCCCAACTCAGTTCTGATCGTGACTTTTGATGAGTGGGGCGGTTTCTTTGATCATGTGCCGCCGCCCAGAGTGGTCGCGCCGAACACGACCGATACGGACCTTATCGATGGCCGCGCTCTTCTAGGCTTTCGTGTGCCAACGGTGGTGGTCTCTCCTTTCAGCGTGGGCTCATCGCTATCGCCTCAAATAAACAGCACGGTCTTCGACCACACATCTGCGCTGAAGCTAATCGAATGGCGCTGGAATCTGCAGCCCCTCACCGCGCGAGATGCTTCCACCGACATCGGAAACCTGGCCAGCGTCCTCGATTTTGCGAATCCACGAATCAAGGTTCCCGCGCTCCCGGTCACACAACCGGTAGCGAAGTCTCCATGTGATGACTCGTCCGGCGATTAA
- a CDS encoding VWA domain-containing protein, which produces MTRIALTLLLVLPGLTPALAQQPQGTTTLTVSSTLVQVPVQVKTKSGKNVYELTPDNFLVTDNGIPQTITLDDDTGSQPLALAIVVQTGGAGTAHINDYQGLGALIDAIVGNVDHLVAVVSFDSRPHILQAFTPNTTLAAKQLNNLQPGDNGAAILDGVAFAVNQLRQQPANYRHAILLFSETLDQDSDTTLEEALRLISNTNTTMYTFAFSSTHAAVHHEASKFNQYNPGPTHGCFNRDGADAEYEGHYSKQVLDCISQLAPPVRLATMAFVAARNALRTNTAESIAQLTGGEFAHFKNAKDLQNGLAAVSNDVPNFYLLSFRPQPPTPGMHTLHVELKGDEPHLEVKARSAYWIDDAK; this is translated from the coding sequence ATGACCCGCATCGCCCTCACCCTCTTGCTGGTTTTGCCTGGCCTTACGCCTGCCCTCGCGCAGCAGCCCCAGGGGACGACCACCCTCACCGTGAGCTCCACGCTCGTACAGGTGCCCGTGCAGGTCAAAACAAAATCCGGCAAGAACGTCTACGAGCTTACCCCCGATAACTTCCTCGTCACCGATAACGGCATCCCCCAAACCATCACCCTTGACGACGATACCGGATCACAGCCGCTCGCTCTCGCCATCGTCGTCCAGACCGGAGGAGCCGGTACCGCACACATCAATGACTATCAGGGACTCGGCGCTCTCATCGATGCCATCGTCGGCAACGTTGATCATCTCGTCGCCGTCGTCAGCTTCGACAGTAGACCGCATATCCTGCAGGCGTTCACGCCAAATACAACGCTAGCTGCAAAACAGCTCAACAACCTTCAGCCCGGAGACAACGGCGCCGCCATACTCGACGGGGTAGCCTTCGCCGTCAACCAGCTGCGCCAACAACCGGCAAACTACCGTCACGCCATTCTTCTCTTCAGCGAAACCCTAGATCAGGACAGCGACACTACTCTGGAAGAAGCGCTTCGACTCATCAGCAATACCAACACCACCATGTACACCTTCGCCTTCTCCAGCACGCACGCCGCTGTCCATCACGAGGCGTCCAAATTCAATCAATATAATCCCGGCCCCACTCACGGCTGCTTCAACCGCGATGGAGCCGATGCCGAATATGAAGGCCACTACAGCAAGCAGGTCCTCGACTGCATCAGCCAGCTTGCTCCGCCTGTACGACTTGCCACCATGGCCTTCGTCGCCGCCCGCAACGCGCTGCGGACAAACACCGCCGAATCCATTGCCCAGCTCACTGGCGGCGAGTTCGCCCACTTCAAAAACGCCAAGGATCTGCAAAACGGGCTCGCCGCCGTCAGCAATGACGTGCCAAACTTCTATCTGCTCAGCTTCCGTCCGCAACCGCCCACGCCCGGCATGCACACCCTGCACGTAGAACTCAAAGGAGATGAACCGCATTTAGAAGTGAAGGCCCGCAGCGCTTACTGGATCGACGACGCTAAGTAA
- a CDS encoding alpha-L-fucosidase: MTTRRDFFRLAAETTALAMLPGHNVASAAENPPRSIRRGKPLLDLQQQFVDLRFGMFLHFNMATFQDREWGDPTSSPELFHPTGLDTDQWAAAARSAKMTWGCLTTRHHDGFCIWPTKTKAASVRQTSHQTDVVRAYVDSFRKAGLRVGLYYSILSLRDDIRHFNVTPAKVQLIKDQLTELFSNYGQIDILITDGWDAPWSRITYQEVPFREIYEHIKSLQPNCLICDLNASQYPAGGLYYSDIKAFEQNAGQKVPQRSDVPALSCVTITPGWFWKQSDINGPLKPTATVVDEWLVPLNRRHCNLILNAPPTREGRLAPNVVSRLEEIGKAWTNPGPTEKLSEHVVITTPNLATGKPTHASSYPDTVGPDEANDGNFASTWYPDEGQTSGWVEIDLTKDERFNVVALVEPVGRSDNYQQSRIKNYKFERWDGANWLTIAEGGVPAPTTIQRISPVTARKVRLAFECSADSPHIAEIGIYSEPD, encoded by the coding sequence ATGACGACAAGAAGAGACTTTTTCCGCCTCGCCGCAGAAACCACAGCCCTGGCCATGCTGCCGGGCCACAACGTCGCCAGTGCCGCAGAGAACCCACCTCGCAGCATCCGCCGCGGAAAACCCCTCCTCGACTTACAACAGCAGTTCGTCGACCTGCGCTTCGGCATGTTCCTGCACTTCAATATGGCGACCTTCCAGGACCGCGAATGGGGAGATCCCACCTCGTCGCCCGAACTCTTCCACCCCACGGGGCTCGACACCGACCAGTGGGCCGCCGCCGCGCGTTCCGCCAAAATGACATGGGGCTGCCTCACCACGCGCCACCACGACGGCTTCTGCATCTGGCCGACAAAGACCAAAGCCGCAAGCGTCCGCCAGACATCGCACCAGACCGACGTCGTCCGCGCCTACGTCGACTCCTTCCGCAAGGCCGGCCTGCGCGTCGGCCTCTATTACTCGATCCTTTCGCTGCGCGACGACATCCGCCACTTCAACGTCACGCCCGCAAAGGTGCAGCTCATCAAAGACCAGCTCACCGAACTCTTCTCCAATTACGGACAGATCGACATCCTCATCACCGACGGCTGGGACGCTCCGTGGAGTCGCATCACCTACCAGGAAGTTCCCTTCCGCGAAATCTACGAGCACATTAAGAGCCTGCAGCCCAACTGTCTCATCTGCGACCTGAACGCCAGCCAGTATCCGGCAGGCGGCCTCTACTACTCAGACATCAAAGCCTTCGAACAAAACGCCGGACAAAAGGTGCCACAGCGGAGCGACGTGCCCGCGCTCTCGTGCGTGACCATCACCCCGGGCTGGTTCTGGAAGCAAAGCGACATAAACGGCCCTCTCAAACCAACCGCAACCGTAGTCGACGAATGGCTCGTGCCGCTTAACCGCCGCCACTGCAACCTCATCCTTAACGCGCCGCCAACGCGTGAAGGCCGCCTCGCCCCTAACGTCGTCAGCCGCCTCGAAGAGATCGGCAAAGCATGGACGAACCCAGGCCCGACAGAAAAGCTCAGCGAGCACGTAGTCATCACAACGCCAAATCTCGCCACCGGCAAGCCCACGCACGCCAGCTCTTATCCCGACACTGTCGGCCCCGACGAAGCCAACGACGGCAACTTCGCCTCCACCTGGTATCCCGATGAAGGCCAGACTTCAGGCTGGGTAGAAATCGACCTGACAAAAGATGAGCGTTTCAACGTCGTAGCCCTTGTCGAACCGGTCGGACGATCAGACAACTACCAGCAAAGCCGCATCAAGAACTACAAATTCGAGCGCTGGGACGGCGCAAACTGGTTAACGATAGCCGAAGGCGGCGTGCCCGCCCCGACAACCATCCAACGCATCTCGCCGGTCACCGCTCGCAAAGTCCGCCTTGCATTTGAATGCAGCGCCGACTCCCCACACATCGCAGAAATCGGCATTTATAGCGAGCCAGACTAA
- the nth gene encoding endonuclease III: MTAKKATPKTPAKKSNLNAALAKPPKSIAKPKDTFNPKRDLAPERVAEILKRLAATYPNAECALHHRNAWELLVATILSAQCTDVRVNMVTPELFRQFPTPKAMTEASQPVLEELIRSTGFYRNKAKSILGAAKKITNDFDGKVPRTLAELTTVPGAARKTANVVLGVAYGLAEGIVVDTHVLRISRRLHLTKATEPKNVEQDLVKIIPQDHWIAYSHEIIHHGRQICIARKPKCADCTLETVCTSGDKTWSSGKTWPEQ, translated from the coding sequence ATGACTGCGAAGAAAGCAACCCCCAAAACACCCGCGAAAAAGTCCAACTTGAATGCAGCTCTGGCAAAGCCGCCAAAGTCCATCGCAAAACCCAAAGACACCTTCAACCCCAAGCGTGATCTCGCCCCCGAACGCGTAGCCGAAATCCTCAAGCGCCTCGCCGCCACCTACCCCAACGCCGAGTGCGCACTCCATCACCGCAACGCCTGGGAGTTGCTCGTCGCGACCATCCTATCCGCGCAATGCACCGACGTGCGCGTCAACATGGTCACGCCCGAGCTCTTCCGCCAGTTCCCCACACCGAAGGCCATGACCGAAGCCTCACAACCAGTGCTCGAAGAACTCATCCGCTCCACCGGCTTCTACCGCAACAAGGCAAAATCGATCCTCGGCGCAGCCAAAAAGATCACCAACGACTTCGACGGCAAAGTCCCGCGCACACTCGCCGAACTCACCACCGTCCCCGGAGCAGCCCGCAAAACCGCCAACGTCGTCCTTGGAGTAGCCTACGGCCTCGCCGAAGGCATCGTCGTCGACACGCACGTCCTGCGCATCTCCCGCCGCCTGCATCTCACCAAGGCCACCGAACCGAAAAATGTCGAGCAGGACCTGGTGAAGATCATTCCGCAGGATCACTGGATCGCTTACTCGCACGAGATCATCCACCACGGCCGCCAGATCTGCATCGCCCGCAAACCAAAATGTGCCGATTGCACCCTCGAAACCGTCTGTACCTCAGGCGACAAGACATGGTCCAGCGGCAAAACCTGGCCGGAACAGTAA